Proteins encoded together in one Alphaproteobacteria bacterium window:
- the mtgA gene encoding monofunctional biosynthetic peptidoglycan transglycosylase, translating into MVRVGIVRQGLRRFIGILLRLAVAVVGIWFALILLYRWVDPPLTPLMLLRLPAAGTIRHQTVPFRDISLELRRAVIASEDNRFCFHHGIDWQAVSQAVDEYEIENRLRGASTITMQTVRNLFLWPGGGFFRKAIEAGLALTVDALWPKQRILEVYLNVIEWGDGIYGAEAAARIYFHKDASRLTQREAALLAAVLPNPRRWSPEAPNRYTAGRARLIAERIEKLDGYFGCTQ; encoded by the coding sequence GTGGTCAGGGTGGGTATCGTTCGACAAGGGTTGCGTCGTTTTATCGGCATTTTGCTGCGCTTGGCAGTGGCCGTCGTCGGCATTTGGTTTGCGCTCATCCTTCTCTATCGCTGGGTCGATCCGCCGCTGACGCCTCTCATGCTGTTGCGGCTTCCCGCGGCTGGCACGATCCGTCACCAGACGGTCCCATTCCGAGATATTTCGCTCGAGCTACGGCGCGCTGTGATCGCGTCGGAGGACAATCGATTCTGCTTTCATCATGGGATCGATTGGCAGGCGGTCTCCCAAGCGGTCGATGAATATGAGATAGAAAACAGATTAAGGGGCGCCAGCACGATCACCATGCAGACCGTGCGAAATCTTTTCCTTTGGCCAGGTGGGGGATTTTTCCGCAAGGCCATCGAGGCTGGTTTGGCCCTGACGGTCGATGCCCTGTGGCCGAAGCAGCGGATTCTCGAAGTCTATCTCAATGTCATCGAGTGGGGCGATGGCATATATGGCGCCGAGGCGGCGGCGCGCATCTACTTTCATAAAGACGCGTCCCGCCTGACGCAGCGAGAAGCCGCACTCCTTGCAGCCGTATTGCCGAATCCTCGCCGCTGGTCCCCCGAGGCGCCGAACCGATACACCGCCGGGCGAGCGCGGCTGATTGCCGAGCGGATCGAGAAACTCGATGGTTATTTCGGCTGCACGCAATAG